The genomic DNA CTGTTCAGCTGAGCTGACCTAAGCTTCAGCTCACTTTCCCGAAGGGCAATCTGATGCCGCAAGTCCTGAAGTTTGAGATTTTTTGAACCAATACCATAATCAATTCCAAGATCTAGACCTTCCATTCTTTTGTTGACTATATTACTTCTAAGATCATCAGCCCTTCTATTAGCCCCCTGATTTTTTACCAATGATGGAAGAAATGTGCGGCTTAAAGATGGCCGTTTAGCCATAGTCTGATTTACATTTCTGGCAACCTTTCCGTACTTCTTTGGTCGTTCTGTAGTCAAGGTAGATGGCTTCCGTATTCCATGTGTTGCACCTATCCTGCCTTCGTTTTTGAACTGTTTGTTTTCCCCATTATCATCAGAACTGCTGCTCTCATCATCTGAAAAGCTTATAACAAGATTGTTGTTGTCCTTTGGGGCAGTAATTCTGGCTGCAACATTCTTAGGAGGAAGTTGATTTGTCAGAGAAATCTTGTCAGATTTCTGCTGCACTGATGCTTGGACAGGAATGCTGACTGAGCTCAGTGGATTATTGCCCCAAACAGCCTTCACTGTTGCAGACAAATGATGTGTCTAGgagaaaaaatttgaaaagaaaaaaatccagAAGCAATATAACGTGTAGAGAACATGTGGAGAACTAGAAAACAAGAGAGGCAAAATGATCATCTCTGAGAATTTTGTAAGTATATTTAGGCAAGATAACGGTCAAGGAATCCAAAATCGTTTGACTGATGAATCAGTCAAGATATCATCATACAATGTTACTAAAGATAATCCTTTGGGCCCATATATGATTATCCATCCATATTcgtaatataaaatatatgcagAATTTGTTTTCTAAATGCGCATACTGCTAAGAAGATGCATTCATTGATGAAGTGAAGTAAAGCATGATTTACCATATATATAGACTTGGGCATGCTGTCTCAGTCGAAACTGGAACTCTAAAAGTCAATGGCCTCCACAGATTTTAAAAATGATGAAGATTCCCACAATAATACCAATAACAAGGTTTACCTTCCTGGTTGACTTGCGGAAGTCCGTTTGTAGGTGGAGCAGGGTGAACTCCAGCGGAAGGGGAATGGGCAGCCATAGCAGCTGATGGTGAGGCGACGCGATCAGGACAATTCTGAAAAGGAAGAACTTGCTTGTAAGAagaataattgaaagaaacaaaatatcaGGAAAATCTGACATCACGAGCTTATGCGGAGGCATCAGTGTATAAAACTATGCTGGAGTGGACAATTACAATTACCTAAATTTGAATGTACAACTAGAAATAAGTACATacacatttcaaaagtaaCCCACAGAAACAAATAGTTTCACTCAAATGATTTTTCAGTAATTCACGGTGTTCATACTCATTAAATAACTCATTTAAGGCATTTCATTTGTTCAGCATTTCCCCCTTTTTGCGGAACATATACACACTGATGCGTCAAAGGcagcaaatatatattacaaacCGTAGAGGAAGGACCATTAGAGGATACAATCAACGACCGAATATATACACTCTGTTAACCAATCAGTAACAAGTCCCTGAAAAGAGGAACCTGGCAATACGAAAACCTTAAAAAACATAATTAAGCGAGAACAtgacaaaaagagaaaagccCAACTACAAGCCTCAACCGAGCAAAATTAGAACCCCAACCGTCGGAGGAACCCAATTTCCTGAACTTTAGGAAGACCCACCAGATACATTTCACTCAATCCACCAGTAGAAGCCAGCAACTACTGAAAGAAACAGGCGCTTCGCAGATCGTATGTGACGAGACCATGTACCTCTCGACGTCACAAAATTCTAATGACAAAAATTCCGCATAATTGCACGATTGGCGCTCTTCAGTCGGCACACACAGCTGGGTAAGCTCACCGAGAACTACACTGAATAATCATATCCTCAAAATCGAACAGGCAAAGCTAATACCAAACAGCAATAAATCGCAGCCATATCTACGAGCGGAAACGAAACTAGGCTGAAATTGGATGAGGCAACGGTGAGGGGGTGAGAAGGCAATACTTGGTCGGCGTCCGATGAGAGCTCTCCTTCTTCTCTTGCTAATGGAGGTCCTGGAACGACTTCCGGGCTAGGGTTTCCAGTCGGATTGGGGGGAGGTGACGCCATCGCTGGGAGGGAGCTGAGCTCAGCAGTCCGCTCcatttccttctcttttcccTCACTCGGAGCGGTATTGGTGGCGGTTTTTAAGAAGACGCgcttcccaaaaaaaaaagaaagaaagaaagaaagaaagaaacagagagagagagaggcgcTCGTCCTGGGCACGGCAGAGTATAATTACTTAATTGCCCTTGGGAAAAATATCAGGTATCCTTGGCCTATGACTGCGACTGCCCAGGCCATCCTCCGTTGAGACCGACTGTGACACGGTATTCACGGCTGGTGGATCACATGGCATAGAATCGCAACCATGGGGTCATGCTAGATCCAACGGTGAAGGACATGCTATCATGATAACGCCTAGTCATTGTGGAAATTTCATTATTGCAATCTCAATGACTGTTTCTCTCCCGATGCTATATACAAAACAAGATCAACCGATCGGTATTGTATCGTTTAAGTGCAGAGTCGCCTCCACCAAGGAGATACATCACTCTTTTCAAATGAGCCCCCTTCGATAATTTTGGGACCTCCTACACAGTTTAGCCCCAAAACCGCCAATGCGAATAAAACACGGGCAATCAAACTAAATCCAAATTCGAATTGAGATCTAACATTTCAAAAGGCCATATTATCAGCAGAGGAACTGTGGGGTCCCGGGCCCACTCCTGACTGTACCGTCATTCCACGTGTCCAATTGGCGTCGTCTGGTGGTTTCATGCCCGCATTGGATCACTTCCCCTCCACCACCTCCATCCTCCACCTCCTTTCTCCTCCCTACCACGACAGTCGCTCTTTCGCTCGCCACCTCAAAACCCCAACGGCGACAAAACTCCTCTTTCATCGTCATTTGCTCCCTCTGCACGGAAATGGCGGCGTCGCTTGACATGGCCCTCGACGACATCATCAGGAACAACCGGCGGCAACAGGAGCCGCACGACCGCCCCGCAGTAGGGAGAGTAAGGCGCCCCGGCTCCTGCTCCGGCGCCGGAGGCCCCGCCCGCAGGTTCAACCGGGCCTCGCTCAGAGATGCAATGCCGTACGCTGCTCCGCCGGTGAGTGAGTTGCTACTTGGTTAACAATCTCTCTCGGTCGAGTCCTGCCATTTTCGTTCAACATCGTTCTTGCTCGCgggtgctttgttttgttctCGCGATAAAAGAATCTGCCTTTGATTTTCTCTTGGTATGTGGGGGTTGTTATGCAAACAGCCAATGCCGATGATGGCACCGATCTGGGAGCAACAGATGCCAGCAGTTGCAATTGGAGGAGAGACGACTGATGATGGAAATGGCATAAAGCTCTACATATCAAACCTTGATTACGGCGTCACCAATGATGATCTCATGGTACCATTATCTCTCACGCTGCCTCCATAAATATGTTCTGGGTCCGCGAAAACCTGACCCGTATATGATGTCTTGATTAGATGTAAAGTACTCGTGAGATGAATGGGACGAATGGAAGAATTAGTTCGGATAGATTGTATTCATGCCATGCTTCTAAAAGTCGTGGGAATATCGCACCAGCTGATCAGAGTTGTTATGATTTGTCTGTGTTATCCATTGGTCCATGGAAATTATTAACTTTACCTACCAATTGCACCATCCAAGTGTTGTTGATGGCAATGTAGGAAGGAGAAGTGGTGGCTATGGTGGTAGTGTTATCGACATGATGGTAGGATGATTTGGCTTAGAAATGGAAGGGTTTGGCATATCGCTAAAATGACTCTTTGCAGAGGTTTTGGTGGCAGAGCATGATGGATATGTTTATGTAGCTATTAATAGTACAAATTGTCTCGAAAACCATCTGCTGCTGATTAATGGTTTCAAGTCCCGTGACTATAATGTAGAAGGCAAATCAGAGTGTGAGTTTGAACCTAACAAATTTGATTATGTAATATAATCATGCTTCTTGCAAAACCCTTCTACGAGCATAGATAGCCGGGGCCATTCCACACAGATGTAGTAGTAAAGAATGAAAGGAACTCTGATGACACACTAacgtttttcctttttttctcccCCCTCATATTGAATTTACAGCTACTTTTTTCTACTGTGGGGGAGCTGGAGAGGTACTCAATCCATTGTGATAAGAGTGGAAGATCGAAGGTATTTCATTTCCTCAGGCAAGCTCATTACCTCCTTTGGAAGAAATATTCTGTTGTAGTGGCGTAAGAGAGCTTGTTGTTGTCAGGGTACTGCAGAAGTTGTTTTCACACGTGAGGCGGATGCTATAGCAGCTATTAAGAGATATAACAATGTTCTGCTTGATGGAAAGCCGATGATGATTGAGATTGTCGGAAAAAATCTCGTTACTCCTGCTCCTGTGCCTCTACTCCCAAACAGCATTCTTGGAAGACCTCCTAGTATCCCTGCAAGGTAGACAATTTTGCCATCCTATGGAAGCTGCATATCATTTAGTTCATTAGGACTGCTCCATGTGATGTTGTACATCAATCCCTTCTGAGTATGATGAGCTCAGTTGATTGCATAAATATGGAAGTTGAACGGGGTATCAACTCTGTTCGATCCCAAACATGGGAAGAGGGATAGGTTTTAACTTTGGGCATGATGACTTCTAATTCATGGTTCTATGAAGCCTGTGAGCtaatttctctcttttatgGTCGTTCCTACTATAGCCTTATGTTTAGCATGTAATATATTGTACACATTTACATTTGTATGCTAAGACTTctgatcattttcttttcttattaaCTGGTCACTTTACTATGGATCAGCAGCGGACAATGGATTGGTGTTAAACGGTCACCTCGAAGAGGCATGAGCCGTGGACTTCCTTGGGGCAGGGCCCAAGCAAGAGCTCCTCCGAGTAAGCCATCTGCTAAGGATCTCGATGCCGAGTTGGAGAGATACCATTTGGAGGCTCTCAAATTAAAGTGAGAGTGTTGTGTACCAAGTCTGAGCCAAACAATGATCCTCACCCTTGAAAATGCAAGAGCCGCATAGTTTTAGGAAATAGTTCCTGCTGATATAACCTTACTGAGTTGGTGGTTCATCGGACATAACCATCGCTGTTAGGAATTACGGGGTAATATTAGGTTTCACATATCGAGGCTCTTCCTTGAGCTTCAAATAGCTCTAGAACTCTGAACAACTTTTAATAGCTTGATGGATTCTACTAGTTATATGTTCACTGGTTGATTGCTCTTCAAAAGGATCGGTTTCTCTTGTTGTCCTGATTATATTCTATTGCAAGCTTCAATAGTCTAGAATTTGTGTTCTTCCATCCCATGATAATTGCAACATCCGCGTTAAAATCATGCACTGAAAACTGTTCTCATTGTCAGTAAAAGCCTACACCTTCTGCCAGCATTCACGCAAGGGGAACCAAATCCGAGAAACCAAAGAACAAAACTTTTCATGCATTAACTATGAAGCAAGCAAAATTTTCTTACATGAAATTGTAAGTTTCTCAACCACTTTACAAACACCCGCAATTTGGCAAAAACATAGGCCAAAAACACAGACAACAAAAGGGATAAAAGGACAACCCATGAAAATATTTACAgggtgaaaaaagaaaataaaaaataaaaaccataACAAGCATCCTTGGAAGATGACCCTAATAATGGACACCTCACATTGATGCCTTGTTAGTAAACAAGATCCTATTGTCACAAAGCCTACAAGACGAGTCAGTTCCAAATACAGCACCGGACCTGCAAACTTAACCGGTGAGTCGACCCACAAATTCACTCCATTGGGTCAAGAAGGAGGCAAGGAGATTTGCAACCGGGACGATAGAGGAATTTCCTCCAATCTTTTGGCGGTTGTCTCCTGGAAAATTAATGGACTGCCAAGCTGCATTAGCAGAAGACAAACCAACTTTAGCAACATAACGTAGACATCTTAAAGCAATATAATCACGATGCACCTATACTTCAGAACCAGGACAAACTCGGAATgcagaaaaaaaagtagattGCAGTACCTGAGGATGCATTCACTCAATCCCATGAACAGTGAAACCCTGAGAAAGAAGGAAGTTTGATGCAGTGCAATGGTGAAATGCATGATTTTCAGGATGAATTTCCTCGGGCCCATCCTCAATGAATTCCAGACCCAAAAACCTCAGCTCAGCACTGCATATTTTCCGCATCACAGATGTTGCTCGAAGAATATACATGCTTGGGACTTTCAAGAACCTCAGTCCCCCCAGTATTTTTGGATAAGTGCGGACCGACGTCCCAGCTTTTCTGTTTCTCTTAAAGCCAGTGATCTTATAGATCGGAATGGCTTTCTCACAATGTGCATTTTGCACAGCACTTCAACTTGTGATTTTTACATGCATCATCAACAGGGAAATGGGGGATTGTTAATTGTCCTCTTTATAAAAAAACTTGGGATGTACTTCGAGAAATTGGAAGTCCCAAGGTCACAACTCAATTCCTAGATCATTTGCCAACTGAAGAATGCCACGAATCTGAAGGTAGGGGTTCTCCAACAACTTCTCATTGTTGCTCtgcaaagaaaaaatatagaatGAAAATGTCGATTCCCCCCCTCGCAATCTAATGAACTACTATGTAGAAGGGACGTAAACATGAGTAATTTTTTTACCTGCTGAGCTTTAAAAACAAGATTTTGAAGCATGTGCTGATACTTCTCCGGTTTTTCTGTCATCATCCTCTGCGATTACAATAAAATAAGGATTATCAGAAAGTAATAGCTAACTGCGTTGATGATCAATAACCACAAGGAGGAAGAAGCTTCCTTGCCTTCAAAAGAAAAGCTGAAGAATAATAAGCCACCCTTGAGTCTGTATCATCCAAAAGTCCCCTACAAATCGAAACATGGAGCTTAGACATTTGACGTAGCAGTTATGTACTTATTTATAGCCATTGCATTAGAAGCCTTCTCAAAAAGCAAACAACAAATATTACTTCAACCAGAATGGATACTGAAGTGGCCAGGGAATAAGCTCATGGGTTCATGATCCAACTAGAGGGTTTAAATGGTTTAGTCTATTATCTAAATCATACAgaaaagtaagattttaacaATTAAAAGTTAACCCCCGTGCAGTTCCCGGTTCATAAGCAATATGGTCCATTAACAAGGGCCAAATGAGACAAATTATCGAAAGTCATGCCATAACCACCAAAAACCCAATATACCTGAAAAATTCTTCTCCACCAACTTCCTGAAAAGCCAAGGGGTCAGCAGTACACTTCCCAATAAGAAGCAACAAGAGAGTGGCCCGAATATCTGATGCAGCCCCAGGAAGGTTTCCCCTTCCTTTGCTTCCAACAGCGACGCCCAATGCAATGTTATCTGTTGCAGCGCTAGCAAGTTGAATCAACGGCCAATAAAATAAAGCAGCAGGAATTCTGGCAATCAGTTGCATTGGGACCACAGCGTGtccctgaagaagaagagcagccATTGAAGCTGTTCCCGAATAAAGGCTGCCATTACTATTATCGCTCGGTCGGGCGCATGTAGTATCATTCAGGTCGACTCTTCTGGAGTTCTCTTTCTGAAAAAGCGGTTCATTGGGAATGGCATAGTTTTTCTTGTTCGTCAGCATACCCTGGGCCCCGTCTCCTTGTGTGGTTGGGGTTGCAGGAGGAACTTTCAGGCAGACTTGGGAGAAGAGAATGTCACACATCTGCCAAAAACAACACTACTTTTCAATAATGTGTCATCTATAAGGAGGTTTATAATCCCAGATTTCTAATAAACTGTGACTAAGcacaataatatatacttttcTTTTACAAAGGAAAAATAGAATCACGAGTCTCTCCTGGTTTCCTGgaaccaaacaggcccttaCCTTTAGAATGTTGATGCGATCTGTTTCATTTATCACGCAGAGCAGCAACAACGCACTGCTCATAATATCGATCACCGCATTGGCCTTATTGAGATGGCTATCTTCTTGTGTATGCTCAGGATTGCCACTGCTAAAGAGCATCAACTCTTTCTCATCTAAGAGAAACTTACACCGCATTAGAAGCCGGTCGAGAACGAATAAGAAGCCCCACCTTATAAACGAGTCCTTTGACTTCAAAAGCCCGCAGAAGAGCCAGACAGGTAAAGGAATGTCTGAAGCAACTGAAGATTCTGCAACTCCAACCCGAGAAATTCTCCGCCGCAAAGTATTAATGTTCAACCATATGTCTGAGTCCTTCTCATCGCTGATTTCTGAAATGAGGAGATCGCCCAACCAAATATACCCATTCTGCCGGCAAGCAATGCTATGTGAGTGAAGAAGGCAGTGGAGGGTGGACCAGTAGCGGTTCACTTTCGAGCCGATGCCTGTTCTCAAGTAAGGGTCCTCGATGCTTTTGGGGAGCTTGTAAGATTTGGTTATCTGTATCATGTGAGAGAACTCCTTGTCCAAGTGAGTGAATGAACTCACCAGCACATCATACCTCTCAGTTATATTCTCGAGGAGCTGCAAACGTAACAGATAACAAAGCCTTAATCATATACACAGTCTAGGAACTTGACAGAGATCAAATGATCTAACCTATTATACGGCATAACCAGACCCTGGGTGTTAAATTTATAAGAGAAACCAGATGTGCAATTGAACCCAATGCACTAGCAGGCTTTGCTCTGAACAAGCCAGTTAGTGAACTGGGTGGTTCTTATTAAAGATCGGTTTTCTTTCCCAGGCTCATAGCATCAGTCCTTATAAACCTCAATTtaccaagtcaaatttatcaaATGTACATCGTCAGAAGATTTTATATTATCTCTGTAAATTTGATTCTACCCACTGCACCACAAGTTGAATATGTGAACCATAACTCGGTCAGTTCACCAATCCACTACAGACACTTTGATAAACTAAAGAAGCAAGGCCAAACCAGAGTTTCGATGCAACACGAGAGAGAAATTACCATGTTCAATCGTTCACTATTTGGATATCTGGCAAGTGCTTCAGATATTGACCTCCTCAAGATCTCACCGAGGCCCTGAACTCCAAGTTTCACGGAGATGTAAAAGGCTTCGGGTGCATCAACAAGAGTAAGCAAGGTGGCAAGAGGCTGAATCTCATCAACCGTGTATTCTGAAACCCCAGTAGCTATGCACGTCTCGTTTATTTGATGCAGAACATAGTCAAAGAGCACCAAGTACAAAtttctcctctcttctctTGAGTTTGCAAGTGAATACTGCATTGCAACAACTACAATCTAATCTCCTCCATAATTTCAACTAAAGCAAAATAAAAGTATCCATGTCTTTCAGAAATTGAGGCATCCATGTTTCTGAAAGGAGCAGGTCCTTGAGGAGTTCCTACTGTAGCTTGTTTACAAACTCTCGCTaactaaagaaaaagataagtaCAAGCAGAAGATATACACGCTTACCTCAAGGAAGATAAACTCAATCCCTCCAATCAAGTCAACTTGATCAACAAGAAATACAGGAGTACTTATGGTGGATTCAGCAGATTCATCAGAAAGTTCATAAAACATGTTTGTTAGCATGGAAATGAGCTTGCAATGAACAATTTCGGCCCAAGAATTCCTCCTGCTGATCTCCATAAGTGACTTAACAACCTGAAAggaataacataaaattgtgAGTTAATATATCCATTTTCTATAAGAAAAATGCAGTGAGGTTGGTCTCAGACTTGGCCCTTTATGGGGCAGGTTGGATTATTATTGGACGTAGTCCATGAAGATATACAATCGACGACCAGATTTCACAGAGTATTAGAAGATAAAAACACTCACCCTAATGTCAAGGCCATTTAATCTCTTTCTTGATATTTTGCCCCGACTGCAAACGAAGTAAAGTAAACAGCTCAAAGCCGCAGCCCAAACagattcctcctcctcttccatCTACAGAATATAGAAAAAGTTCAATCAATGATGCATATTTGTAATTTCTGTCACTTGAGAACAAAGGCACTCTGCAATGGGAATTTTAATCAAGAAATATACTGCCTTTCTTTGCTTGAAAGAATATAAAGCAACTCATACAGCTCAGAAATTTCACCTGGACCAGAAACAAGAGAATCTCATGAAGAATGTTCAGGATCCAAGTCTCGAAATCATCGATGGCCGATGAAGATCCTGCTGTCTTGGAAGGATTCTTAGCATTCTCTTCACTCGTGAGCTGAGGTTCCCCATCAAGATACGTCTCTTGAGAATACTCTTCCTCTATTGTGGGAGCAACATCAGTCATCACTGGCTCTAAAAGATGAGCGTGAACTCCAAGGTTTAGAATCAAATCGAAAGCCCGAATCCTGCACTCCTTTCTATTGGAACAAAGCATTTCCTGTAAGAATGTTACGATATTTGTTAGTACTGCCAGAGCAAGACTTCTGTTCATTCTTGACATAAATTTGATTCTTCAGCCAAACAAGGAAAAGAGCATTGATTTGATGCAGCACCTGAAGCATAGACAGGGTAAGAGGAGCGGCGATCCCTGGGTCCAAGACATACCTACACGATAAAAACCTTCggctgattttctttttcctttcttttccagtGCCCAAATTAAGAAACCGGaaatgaagaagagaaataAAAAGCAAGTGCAGCCACATCAAATCATTCATCCCAAGCATAACCTTGGGAGATTGGTCccattttctgttttctttCGTGTAGGAACCCTCTAGATTCCGTTTATCTTTAATATTAAACACTACATGcaatcaaacatgttattCACTTACtttttaaagatattttgCTCTTCAACAGAGAGACAAGCAGAAAACTGGGAAGTGGTTTTCAACACTCCAACACCAAACAGATATTCATTTGATTAGCTTGTCGGTCAAGTTATAACAGTAGGCCATTTTGTATCAAACAAAGATCATCTATCATGACATAAATGCTAATAACCTTTTCTAAGAGCAGTATATTTTCAACATTTCCTTGTATGAGCAAACAAATACTTAAGAAGATGGGCCACAaacaagaaaaatcaaatgtaCGCACATGGCAAAGGTATgattaaaagaagaaattaaagcTTACATGTCAATGATGAGTTTGATCAGAACGCTCACAGCCGCATCCATTGATGGCTTCCCGCTTTTACTCAGTTTCGATGATACCGTCATGACGTTAGGATTCACCAAAAAAGGTTCCTCTGAGCAGACTGCAGCAATCACCTCACACACCTCATTTGGATTCAACTTCAAAGGCTGCTGTTCACTGACACAGAAAATTTTTGTCAGAAAGAGACGGAGAGGGAGATTAATGAAAATATTGAGCTAGGCCCGTTCCATGAAAAGGCGCTGGTTTATACCTGTAGTGACGATACTGGAAGAGTGGACGAGCACGTGGACGGAATGTGCTCACTGAAGATTCCTCCCTGAAAATTAGATTAATTGAGATAACGTCATCcagggtttttttttatatttattttctaagGATATTCTATTTTCAATCATAAGATATTTGATGGTCAAAAGATATAAAGTGATATTTATGATCATGCACGGCAACACTTAAGCCCATGATGTAACCCAATTTCACAGGCACAGAGTACTTCAAGATTCTTATTTCTATCTGAGCTATTTGAACATCTTAAATCATTCCATGCATCCTCGAGTGAAGTTAGTCCAGTCACAACTACTCGTTGATTACGGTgcaattctgcatttactaaCAATAAGATTTTCGTGAAACCAAGTAAAACTTTGTCAACTGAAGCATATTATTTACATGTTGGAGCAAGAATAAAAATGACAATATAATATACCAAATTTGCCGAGGACCAGCTTTAGTCCGTTTAGAGGCTGTTATCGCTCTGAGATGAGAACTTGAGGAGGCAGGATTGGTCACTGTTGTGACAGGAGAAGGCTGCAGGAGCTGATCGAGATAAGGCATATCAGCGGTCCCAAAATACTTCCATGGCTGCCCCTTCATTTTGGCTTCCATATCTCCAACAAGTAAGGCTGCTGCACCCACTTCTAGGAAATTATGGGCATTCATGTCTTGTGGGTGGACAATATGGTCGCTGGATTAATAGAACAATCAATTAGACATTCAAATGAAATTCAAAGGCACATATTTTGTTTCATCTACTTCTAAAATTAACAAACATGAGAAAACTGTCTAATCTAACAGTGTTAGACTGCAATACACAAGGCTTCCTATGATGTGCTGTGTTGTGTCAAGTGCAACCCaacatatttttccttttatataatttcatacaagaggaagaaaaaggaaatggaaaggTTTGAAGAACCAACCGATGTTCGTCTGGTTCAGGAATACCATCAGTCATCTTTTGgggaaaaaatgagaaaaatgagGAAATAAGGCGTCAGGTACACCTCAGAAGGACATGGGACAGAGAACATCTTATTATCTCAGGGCATTTTTTGCTCATTTTTATTGTTTCTTCAAGAAGGAAAATCTAGAAACATGGAAAAACTATGCCAGTTCTCCAGAATCATATAGAGTCATACCTTTCAGCTGACGCCCGTGATTTCTGTTCCCTCAACCACCGCCACTTGAGGACATCATCAGCAATGTGCTCCAGGTCTTCAACCAATTCAGACTTCTTGAGACTGAACTTGCTGGAGACAGATAAGTTCGTGTCATCTTTGCCTTCTGAGGATTCGGAAACATTAGTGGGGTTCAATTGTGAATTGAAAGACCTCTTCAACATGGAAGACAGCGCAGGGAGAGAATGTTTGGAGGCA from Punica granatum isolate Tunisia-2019 chromosome 2, ASM765513v2, whole genome shotgun sequence includes the following:
- the LOC116194113 gene encoding uncharacterized protein LOC116194113 isoform X1 → MDFISPVFFLATNRAWVDHWVEDNAPSCDYLASPSTTDLAYSVIIEHAIAEKERSPAVVASCVALLKRYLLRYRPGEETLQQIDRFCMSIVAECDSLTRRVGPRSGPLSQPAASTSSSNVTSPRAPLPVSSFASAALIKSLNYVRSLVGQHIPKRSFQHAAFAGSVSASKHSLPALSSMLKRSFNSQLNPTNVSESSEGKDDTNLSVSSKFSLKKSELVEDLEHIADDVLKWRWLREQKSRASAESDHIVHPQDMNAHNFLEVGAAALLVGDMEAKMKGQPWKYFGTADMPYLDQLLQPSPVTTVTNPASSSSHLRAITASKRTKAGPRQIWEESSVSTFRPRARPLFQYRHYSEQQPLKLNPNEVCEVIAAVCSEEPFLVNPNVMTVSSKLSKSGKPSMDAAVSVLIKLIIDMYVLDPGIAAPLTLSMLQEMLCSNRKECRIRAFDLILNLGVHAHLLEPVMTDVAPTIEEEYSQETYLDGEPQLTSEENAKNPSKTAGSSSAIDDFETWILNILHEILLFLVQMEEEEESVWAAALSCLLYFVCSRGKISRKRLNGLDIRVVKSLMEISRRNSWAEIVHCKLISMLTNMFYELSDESAESTISTPVFLVDQVDLIGGIEFIFLEYSLANSREERRNLYLVLFDYVLHQINETCIATGVSEYTVDEIQPLATLLTLVDAPEAFYISVKLGVQGLGEILRRSISEALARYPNSERLNMLLENITERYDVLVSSFTHLDKEFSHMIQITKSYKLPKSIEDPYLRTGIGSKVNRYWSTLHCLLHSHSIACRQNGYIWLGDLLISEISDEKDSDIWLNINTLRRRISRVGVAESSVASDIPLPVWLFCGLLKSKDSFIRWGFLFVLDRLLMRCKFLLDEKELMLFSSGNPEHTQEDSHLNKANAVIDIMSSALLLLCVINETDRINILKMCDILFSQVCLKVPPATPTTQGDGAQGMLTNKKNYAIPNEPLFQKENSRRVDLNDTTCARPSDNSNGSLYSGTASMAALLLQGHAVVPMQLIARIPAALFYWPLIQLASAATDNIALGVAVGSKGRGNLPGAASDIRATLLLLLIGKCTADPLAFQEVGGEEFFRGLLDDTDSRVAYYSSAFLLKRMMTEKPEKYQHMLQNLVFKAQQSNNEKLLENPYLQIRGILQLANDLGIEL